From Halobacterium sp. R2-5, the proteins below share one genomic window:
- a CDS encoding AGE family epimerase/isomerase — protein sequence MSTGSDELAAEYVPKLRRNLEDVVLDFWLPRCLDEDHGGYLLSYDAEGEFAGNDHKMIVTQSRMVWLFSRLSRSDVVDADYIEEAELGYEFLRDEMRDDEHGGYYWEVDRSGEVLKPRKHLYGQSFALYGLSEYYRATGDEEARELAVDLFETIDDAGKDHENGGYREYFEADWEQVTEGTTYLANIEPDWSPKESGESVLDPTLKLMNTHLHLLEAFTTFHRATGHDTARERLHELLDVLTNTVVRKDLTACTDKYDPDWTPRLDDEDFRVVSYGHDLESVWLTIEAADALDVSTRLFTDLYEELFEFSLAHGYDDDRGGFYFFGPLDGDATNRIKAWWVQAECMTAALRMYEHTGDETYRDVFAETYDFVEDYHVDDEHGEWHSGVDDDLNPVGRKGAMYKGAYHNGRALLECIETLESL from the coding sequence ATGAGTACTGGTTCTGACGAGCTCGCCGCCGAGTACGTCCCGAAGCTCCGGCGGAACCTCGAAGACGTCGTCCTCGACTTCTGGCTGCCGCGGTGTCTCGACGAGGACCACGGCGGCTACCTCCTGAGCTACGACGCCGAGGGTGAGTTCGCGGGCAACGACCACAAGATGATCGTGACGCAGTCCCGGATGGTGTGGCTGTTCTCGCGGCTCTCCCGGTCCGACGTCGTCGACGCCGACTACATCGAGGAGGCCGAACTGGGCTACGAGTTCCTGCGCGACGAGATGCGCGACGACGAACACGGCGGCTACTACTGGGAGGTCGACCGCTCGGGCGAGGTGCTGAAGCCCCGCAAACACCTCTACGGCCAGTCGTTCGCCCTCTACGGGCTCTCGGAGTACTACCGCGCGACCGGCGACGAGGAGGCCCGCGAGCTCGCCGTCGACCTCTTCGAGACCATCGACGACGCCGGGAAGGACCACGAGAACGGCGGCTACCGGGAGTACTTCGAGGCCGACTGGGAGCAGGTCACGGAGGGGACGACGTACCTCGCGAACATCGAGCCGGACTGGTCGCCCAAAGAGTCCGGCGAGTCGGTGCTGGACCCGACGCTGAAGCTGATGAACACCCACCTCCACCTGCTGGAGGCGTTCACCACCTTCCACCGCGCGACCGGCCACGACACCGCCCGCGAGCGCCTCCACGAACTCCTGGACGTGCTCACGAACACCGTCGTCCGCAAGGACTTGACGGCGTGCACGGACAAGTACGACCCCGACTGGACGCCGCGGCTGGACGACGAGGACTTCCGCGTCGTCTCCTACGGCCACGACCTCGAATCGGTCTGGCTGACGATAGAGGCCGCGGACGCCCTGGACGTCTCCACGCGGCTGTTCACGGACCTCTACGAGGAGCTGTTCGAGTTCTCCCTCGCCCACGGCTACGACGACGACCGCGGCGGCTTCTACTTCTTCGGCCCGCTCGACGGCGACGCCACGAACCGCATCAAGGCGTGGTGGGTGCAGGCCGAGTGCATGACCGCCGCGCTCCGGATGTACGAGCACACGGGCGACGAGACGTACCGCGACGTGTTCGCGGAGACCTACGACTTCGTCGAGGACTACCACGTCGACGACGAGCACGGCGAGTGGCACTCCGGGGTCGACGACGACCTGAACCCGGTCGGCCGGAAGGGCGCGATGTACAAGGGCGCGTACCACAACGGCCGCGCGCTCCTGGAGTGCATCGAGACCCTGGAATCCCTATAA
- a CDS encoding DUF4013 domain-containing protein yields the protein MVPAPLSYPFRGERRVDALLAGGGLHLLSVYVPVVPLVVALGYLLVVFGETASRGSDDRYDVLPAFADVRRIVRTGVGGATVVAAFLLPAAVVLVVTVAGVSQLSLSPGDVTIGTSVGFVLGSTTSLLLAVAFFYLLPAALANYLATGQLRGAVDVDVLTRAATHAAYFYDVTVGLVAGGLLLVVAGFTTAIAVGFFVAFYAELVAVAFWARGVSRALPDVAGDL from the coding sequence ATGGTTCCGGCGCCCCTCTCGTACCCGTTCCGCGGCGAGCGACGCGTCGACGCGCTACTCGCCGGCGGCGGCCTCCACCTCTTGAGCGTCTACGTCCCCGTCGTGCCGCTGGTCGTCGCGCTCGGCTACCTCCTCGTCGTGTTCGGCGAGACCGCGAGCCGAGGCAGCGACGACCGCTACGACGTTCTGCCGGCGTTCGCTGACGTCCGCCGCATCGTCCGGACGGGCGTCGGCGGCGCCACCGTCGTTGCGGCGTTCCTGCTGCCCGCGGCCGTGGTGTTAGTCGTGACCGTCGCGGGCGTCTCGCAGCTCTCGCTGTCCCCGGGAGACGTGACCATCGGCACGTCCGTGGGGTTCGTGCTCGGGTCGACGACGTCGCTGCTGCTCGCGGTGGCGTTCTTCTACCTGCTGCCCGCTGCGCTCGCGAACTACCTCGCGACCGGTCAGCTCCGGGGCGCCGTCGACGTGGACGTGCTGACGCGCGCGGCGACCCACGCCGCGTACTTCTACGACGTCACCGTCGGCCTCGTCGCGGGCGGCCTGCTGCTCGTCGTCGCGGGCTTCACCACCGCAATCGCGGTCGGGTTCTTCGTGGCGTTCTACGCGGAACTGGTCGCGGTGGCGTTCTGGGCGCGCGGCGTCAGTCGCGCGCTCCCGGACGTCGCCGGCGACTTATAG
- a CDS encoding BolA family protein — protein MTFADIEAIIEEEIPDAEATVTRMRGEHDDDHLAATVVSPAFEGERLVQQHEFVYDALDEHMTEEIHALELSTYTPEEYAERSE, from the coding sequence CTGACGTTCGCGGACATCGAAGCCATCATCGAGGAGGAGATTCCGGACGCCGAGGCGACGGTCACGCGGATGCGCGGCGAGCACGACGACGACCACCTCGCCGCCACCGTCGTCTCGCCCGCGTTCGAGGGCGAGCGCCTCGTCCAGCAGCACGAGTTCGTCTACGACGCCCTCGACGAGCACATGACCGAGGAGATTCACGCGCTGGAGCTGTCGACGTACACGCCCGAGGAGTACGCCGAGCGGTCGGAGTGA